Proteins encoded within one genomic window of Methanobacterium formicicum:
- a CDS encoding PqqD family protein, whose product MNLNRKSKFKINKEVVSCDLGEETAILNMKDGVYYGLNPVGTTIWKHIQNKESIGKISDKILEEYSIDEETCYADLIELVENLLEKGLITIL is encoded by the coding sequence ATGAATCTAAATAGAAAATCAAAATTTAAGATAAATAAAGAGGTAGTTTCTTGTGATTTGGGTGAAGAAACTGCTATTTTAAACATGAAAGATGGAGTATATTACGGTCTCAATCCAGTGGGAACTACGATTTGGAAACATATTCAAAATAAAGAAAGCATTGGAAAAATTAGTGATAAAATTTTAGAAGAATATTCAATCGATGAAGAAACTTGTTATGCTGACCTAATTGAATTAGTTGAGAATTTATTAGAAAAAGGATTAATAACTATTTTATGA